CATGATCTCCTGCTTGAAGAAGTAAGGACGCACAAAGGTATAGCGCGGTTGTTGTGCTATGGGTGGTTAGAACATTGGCAGGTGATGCCTGAATATTGCGTGTTACATTAACGTAGTTAATAATCTGTTTTTTAAAGGCAGTCTCCGTTTTATTCGTATAGGGATCAAAATAGTTGACATGTTGTTTTCGCTTGAGATTAGCACTGAAAATAGCGGCTAATTCTTCTTGTAATCCCAATCGAATATCTGGGGTACCATCGGTAAAAAAATAGTTGCAACGATGTTCATGATTCGCTAAATCTAAGCGATTGTCAACGGGAAAAGAATAAGCTGTTGTGGAAGGAAATGCGTTGGATTTCGACTGAATCTGATTTTTCTTGTGTTGAACAAAGGTACCTTGATTAGGGTGACTGATGAGCCAGCCTTGAGTAATAAGTTCATCAAAAGCAGCAATAATGGTATTGCGGTTGACCTGTAAAAGGTCCGCTAATTTTCTACTTCCCGGAAGTTTAGTGTCAATCGGAATAATGTTGCGCTGAATAGCATTGCTCAATTGATTGGCAATTTGCATATATACAGGCGTCGTAGACGTTTTGTCTAGCCGAATTAAGCGATTGTATGGTATTTTAAGCGATTGTGTCATGGTGTGAGTGAAACTCAAATCTATCCCAACAAAAATAAGGAATATCAGTCGATTACACGACGTGCTTGTAAAAGGTTTTCAACTTGAAAGGTATAACAATACTGAGGAATACTTCGAGCACCAAAACTTTCTTTCCAATAGAGTAATCCTTTATTTAGCTGCTTCGGATTCAAATGACTACTGCCTAAATCAAAATAACGAACGGTAGTTTGGTAGTGCTGAATGAGCGTATAAATTAATAAGTCTAAAGCGCCTTTGTTGTTATCGGTTTCATTGCCGGCAATGTACTGCAAATGCACAACATGAGGATGAATGAAAAGGGTTGTACCCCCTACGAGTTCGCCTTGACTATTATATACATTCATCTGCTTAATAGATTGAGGAAAGGCTTGCAGTAAGGATTCAATTTCCTCTATCGTATGAACAGGATTCGCTTGGTAGCGATCGTGTAAGCGAGGAATTAAAATACGCTGCCAAAAAGAAGTAGCTGAGGAATCTTCTTGAATCCAATATCCATTTTTGATTCCTTTCTGAATCATGCGCTTGCGATTGGTATTAAGAGGAAGTGGGGCTTTAAAATCAATCGTTGAAAGCATTTGCACGTGTTGGACTGCTTGTAATGCATGACTAACAAAAGGCATAAGGCTATTTACTGAATGTTGATAGATAAATGGAATTTCGTTGAGAATAATAGCTTCCAACTGGTATTCTTTACAATGCTCAGCAAGAAGCTCTAAAAGAGCTAAAAAAGCTGCTGTAGTCAGTGAAGCGCGATGGATAATTCCTCCATAACTCAATCCAAAATGACTACACAAGACCGTTTCATTGGTATGAGCAGGGAGTAAAGCGATCAAACGATCACCTTCATAAAATAAAAGCGAATGATCACAAAAGCGATCCCGATGATAATCCATGAAATTTCTGTGAAACAAAAAACTAGCCGGATTGGCCTGCTCCAAAAAGCAATTCCAATCATCTTTATAGTCCGAATTGTAAAGTACTACTTTCAAATGACAAAGGTTTTTCTGTATAGAAACGTAATTATAGGGAGATAAAATCAATTTTGGAAACTTTAAAACTAAATATGATGTTAAAAAATAAATTGTTTCTGTACTTTTTTACTTTTGTTTTTGAACAGATGTGTTTTAAAAATTTGATTTAATATTCAATTCCGCTGAAAAAGGGGAGTTACTGTGTTTAAACAGTGTTAAATGTTTGTTGATGTTGTTTTGTTAAGTAATTGTTAGGTAATTTTTGGTATATTTCGGAATAATTTAAACCCAATCTAAATAGTTAAAATAGCCCATGAAAAAAAAATACATAAAAGCCCCTCTTTTATATGTAGCATTAGCTTCTTTTCTTTTTGTAGGAAATGGATATGCTGACATCGCTAAAATTGATTTAGGAAATCATGTAGAAGTATATGCTACAGATTTGCCGACGTATAAGCCCCTTAATACTTATGGTTCGTTTGCAATTCGCATGAATCAAAAGAGCAATTTAACTGAACAAGAATTTTTAGCAAAAGCAAATGAGTTCTTTGGATTATATGAAACGAATACGTTCGAATTATTGAATAGTTATACCGATGCTCGTGGTGGAGTACACAATACTTACCAACACTATGTTGGGAAATATCCTGTAGATGGACAAATGTTTATTGTTCATAGTAAGAAAGGGAAAGTAACTGCGGTTAATGGAACGATTATCAACATTGAAAATAAAAAGAGTCCTTATAGTTTAAGAGCGAATGTAAATAGAAAACCGACAGTATCGAGTAAAGATGCGGTGAGTATTGCTTTTAAAGTTAACCAAATTGCAGAAAAAGCGGAGTTAGATACTGCTGTTGAAACCGTATTTATTCCTTCTGCAAAGGAGGAGGGAGTGTTTGTCTTAGCTCACAAAGTGAGAGTTGATGAAATGTCTTCTAGAAGAGTAGTGAGTAAAAATGTGTACATCAGTGTGGAAAATGGAGAAGTGGTAAACGAAGTATCCTTAATTGCACATGCGAATATTCCAGGTAGCGGTGACGGTCAGTATCGTTCCAATTTACCTCTAGGTTTAACAGAGGTTAGTGGAAGCTATCAATTATATGACAACGAAAGAAAAATTACGACTTATGATGCGAGAACGATGAATAATGATCGTGATTTCTTCTTTGGTAGAGGGCCTGTATTTAACAATGCAACGACTACATTCCCTAAAAATCCTGCGAATGAAATTCATTGGGGATTAGCGAATACCTATGATTATTATAAAGAAATTCACAATCGCAATAGTTATGATGCACGCGGAGGAAAAATTAATGCCTATTATGATCCCGTATTCTTAGATGGTGATTATAATTCGGGTATGCCTGAAAATGCTTATGCACAGCCTTATGGGGAAATGAGTCATTTAGTATTTGGTAGAGGATCAAGTTATTTTAATCCTTTGGTAGCAATAGATGTTGCAGCTCATGAATTTACTCATTTAGTAATAGATAATAATGGGAATGGTGGATTAAGGTATCAAGGTGAATCAGGAGCTTTAAACGAGGGATTCGCTGATATTTTTGGAACTTCTGTTGAACATTATGCAGTGAATGATGCCGATTGGTTAATCGGTAAAGGTGTTGTAAAAGGAGGAGGGTATTCTTTTATGCGAGATATGCAGGATCCCAAAAATAATCGTAATGGAGCAAAACAACCGAATACTTATAAAGGACAATATTGGGCAAGTACAAGTTTTGGCTCAGATGATGCAGGAGGAGTACATACCAATAGTGGTGTAATTAATTATTGGTATTATCTAATCAGTGAAGGTGGTTCTGGAGTTAATGATAAGGGAGATGATTATGTTGTTTCTGGTATTGGAATGAAAAAAGCAGAGCAAATTGCTTATGAGACACTACAGTTGTTGACAAATAATGCGCAATATATCAATGCAGTCGAGCAAAGTAAAATGATGGCAGAAGAATTATACGGAGTAGATTCGGAAGAATATTTTGCTGTACACGATGCTTGGTATGCAGTTGGTTTCGGTGAAAGACGCCCTAATATGGGAGTAGAAGATTTTGAATTGGCAGAAGATGTATTTAGTTTATACCCTAACCCAGTTACGAATGGAGAATTAACGGTATTAACGAAAGATGATAAAGGAGTGGTTACGTTCTACAATATGGCAGGACAAAAAGTAACACAAGATTTTACTGTAGAAAGAGGAGAGAATAAATTGAATATCCCACAATTGAAAAGAGGAAATTATATCGTAATCTACGAAAGCAAAGAAAGAAAGATTTCAGAGAAAATCATCGTAAAATAAAAAAACAAATAGAAACCGAGATTCGTCTCGGTTTTTTT
The window above is part of the Myroides odoratus DSM 2801 genome. Proteins encoded here:
- a CDS encoding M4 family metallopeptidase — translated: MKKKYIKAPLLYVALASFLFVGNGYADIAKIDLGNHVEVYATDLPTYKPLNTYGSFAIRMNQKSNLTEQEFLAKANEFFGLYETNTFELLNSYTDARGGVHNTYQHYVGKYPVDGQMFIVHSKKGKVTAVNGTIINIENKKSPYSLRANVNRKPTVSSKDAVSIAFKVNQIAEKAELDTAVETVFIPSAKEEGVFVLAHKVRVDEMSSRRVVSKNVYISVENGEVVNEVSLIAHANIPGSGDGQYRSNLPLGLTEVSGSYQLYDNERKITTYDARTMNNDRDFFFGRGPVFNNATTTFPKNPANEIHWGLANTYDYYKEIHNRNSYDARGGKINAYYDPVFLDGDYNSGMPENAYAQPYGEMSHLVFGRGSSYFNPLVAIDVAAHEFTHLVIDNNGNGGLRYQGESGALNEGFADIFGTSVEHYAVNDADWLIGKGVVKGGGYSFMRDMQDPKNNRNGAKQPNTYKGQYWASTSFGSDDAGGVHTNSGVINYWYYLISEGGSGVNDKGDDYVVSGIGMKKAEQIAYETLQLLTNNAQYINAVEQSKMMAEELYGVDSEEYFAVHDAWYAVGFGERRPNMGVEDFELAEDVFSLYPNPVTNGELTVLTKDDKGVVTFYNMAGQKVTQDFTVERGENKLNIPQLKRGNYIVIYESKERKISEKIIVK